In a single window of the Pontibacter russatus genome:
- a CDS encoding M61 family metallopeptidase, which produces MIRYHLSYQNPLTHFVDITLTISQNQQRDLYLQLPAWRPGRYELQHFAQKLRGITAQANGQSIPISKMTKDRWLVEAGEADTLYISYSFFARQMDAGGSWLDEEQLYLNPINCLMAVEGREQEPSQLQLYIPAHWEIACGLPEKEKHVLEAPNFDALVDSPFIASGSLKKEVYEVNGNRFYIWLQGDCQPDWEKIKCDFAAFTREQLEVFGDFPVPAYHYLNQILPYRFYHGVEHSHSTVITLGPGELLMQPSLYKELLGVSSHELFHTWNIKKIRPEEMLPYNFAQENYFRTGYVAEGITTYYGDYMLARAGVFTATQYFEELNTTLQRYFADDGHHHLSLADSSFDLWLDGYKPGIPDRKVSIYIKGSLTALLLDLQLRQATNNAASLDTVMRKMWENFGKKDIGYTEQDYAALVDEVAGQSFCDYFDNFIYGTTPLEPALDEALQFVGCTLKAQENPLLHEGIYGFKTTSDQMVKVTAVAPNSPASKVLSIDDELVALNGRKLENNLQQLLALQPRAVELILFREKKLRTVTLRTDGKNYYSKFTIEKCADATEAQKQNFKLWLKQEF; this is translated from the coding sequence ATGATCCGTTACCACCTCTCATACCAGAACCCGCTCACGCACTTTGTCGACATCACGCTGACTATATCCCAGAACCAGCAGCGGGACCTATACCTGCAACTGCCCGCCTGGCGCCCCGGCCGCTACGAACTGCAGCACTTCGCCCAGAAGCTGCGCGGCATCACCGCCCAGGCCAATGGCCAGTCCATTCCCATCAGCAAGATGACAAAAGACCGATGGCTGGTGGAAGCGGGCGAAGCAGACACTTTATATATAAGCTACAGCTTCTTTGCCCGCCAGATGGATGCCGGCGGCTCGTGGCTGGACGAGGAGCAGCTGTATCTCAACCCCATCAACTGCCTGATGGCGGTAGAAGGCCGCGAGCAGGAGCCGAGCCAACTGCAGCTATATATACCTGCGCACTGGGAGATTGCCTGCGGACTGCCGGAGAAAGAAAAGCATGTGCTGGAAGCCCCAAACTTCGACGCGCTGGTCGACAGCCCGTTCATTGCCAGCGGCAGCCTGAAAAAGGAAGTATACGAGGTGAACGGCAACCGCTTTTATATATGGCTGCAGGGCGATTGCCAGCCAGACTGGGAAAAGATAAAGTGTGATTTTGCCGCCTTCACCAGGGAGCAACTGGAGGTGTTCGGAGATTTCCCGGTGCCGGCATACCATTACCTGAACCAGATTTTGCCTTACCGTTTCTACCACGGCGTGGAGCACAGCCACTCCACCGTTATCACGCTCGGTCCGGGTGAGTTGCTGATGCAGCCGAGTTTATATAAGGAGTTGCTTGGGGTGAGTTCGCATGAGCTGTTCCACACCTGGAACATCAAAAAAATACGCCCCGAGGAGATGCTGCCCTACAACTTTGCGCAGGAGAACTACTTCCGGACAGGCTACGTGGCGGAAGGCATCACCACCTACTACGGCGACTATATGCTGGCGCGGGCAGGCGTGTTCACGGCAACGCAGTATTTCGAGGAACTGAACACGACGCTGCAGCGCTACTTCGCCGACGACGGCCACCACCACCTCTCCCTCGCCGACTCCTCTTTCGATTTGTGGCTGGACGGCTACAAGCCCGGCATTCCTGACCGCAAGGTGTCCATCTATATAAAAGGCTCCCTCACCGCCCTGCTGCTGGACCTGCAACTGCGACAGGCAACGAACAATGCAGCCTCACTCGACACAGTGATGCGCAAAATGTGGGAAAACTTTGGGAAGAAGGATATAGGGTATACGGAACAGGATTACGCCGCATTGGTTGATGAAGTGGCGGGCCAATCGTTCTGCGATTACTTCGACAATTTTATATATGGCACCACGCCGCTGGAGCCTGCTTTAGACGAAGCCTTGCAGTTTGTCGGCTGCACCCTGAAAGCGCAGGAAAACCCGCTGCTGCACGAGGGAATTTATGGCTTCAAAACCACATCAGATCAAATGGTGAAAGTAACAGCCGTCGCCCCAAACTCCCCCGCCAGCAAGGTACTGAGCATAGACGATGAACTGGTGGCGCTGAACGGTCGCAAACTCGAAAACAACCTGCAGCAACTGCTCGCGCTGCAGCCGCGTGCGGTGGAACTGATCCTGTTCCGGGAGAAAAAACTGCGGACGGTCACTTTGCGGACAGACGGCAAAAACTACTACAGCAAATTCACTATAGAAAAATGCGCCGACGCCACCGAAGCGCAGAAGCAGAACTTTAAGCTATGGCTGAAGCAGGAGTTTTGA
- a CDS encoding NAD(P)/FAD-dependent oxidoreductase produces MYQTEICILGAGPGGATAALHLANKGIPSLLVDKANFPRDKVCGDALSGKVVNELRRISPELPGLFSQQQEALPSWGIHFISPGGHQLSVPFKYNYNKSQDSPAGYIAKRLHFDNFLIEQVRQRPEVQLCEGVELTQYERQPDGSFILSDKSGEPLVQAKLLIVANGAQSGFARHVANLQQEPEHYCAGLRAYYQNVAALDQDNFIELHFFKDFLPGYFWIFPLPNGHANVGVGMLSSVVSKKKVNLKKEMLRMIQEHPELQKRFANAQLIGDIKGYGLPLGSKKRSISGANYMLVGDAGALIDPFTGEGISNAMISGRWAAEQAEKCLQEQNFSADFMKAYDAAVYNRLWKELKLSRRMQQLLDYPWLFNQVAAKASRNKALAETISCMFNDLDLRQRLKQPSFYLKLLFN; encoded by the coding sequence ATGTACCAAACCGAAATCTGTATACTGGGAGCCGGGCCGGGCGGCGCAACGGCGGCCCTGCACCTGGCCAACAAAGGCATCCCGTCGCTCCTGGTCGATAAGGCCAACTTCCCGCGCGATAAAGTCTGCGGCGACGCCCTGAGCGGCAAAGTGGTGAATGAGCTGCGGCGCATCTCGCCCGAGTTGCCCGGCCTGTTCAGCCAGCAGCAGGAGGCGCTGCCTTCGTGGGGCATTCATTTCATATCTCCCGGAGGGCACCAGCTCAGCGTGCCTTTTAAATACAACTACAACAAAAGCCAGGATTCCCCGGCAGGCTATATAGCCAAACGCCTTCATTTCGATAACTTCTTGATAGAGCAGGTGCGGCAGCGCCCGGAGGTGCAACTGTGCGAAGGTGTGGAACTGACTCAGTATGAGCGGCAACCCGACGGCAGCTTTATCTTGTCGGATAAAAGCGGAGAGCCGCTGGTGCAGGCAAAATTGTTGATAGTGGCCAATGGGGCGCAGTCGGGGTTTGCGCGGCACGTGGCCAACCTGCAGCAGGAGCCGGAACACTACTGTGCGGGCCTGCGCGCGTATTACCAGAACGTGGCGGCGCTGGACCAGGATAACTTCATCGAGCTGCATTTCTTCAAAGACTTTCTGCCGGGTTACTTCTGGATATTCCCGCTGCCGAACGGCCACGCCAACGTGGGCGTGGGGATGCTGAGCAGCGTGGTGAGCAAAAAGAAAGTGAACCTGAAAAAAGAGATGCTTCGGATGATACAGGAGCACCCGGAACTGCAGAAGCGCTTCGCCAATGCCCAACTTATCGGCGATATCAAAGGCTATGGTCTGCCGCTGGGCTCCAAAAAAAGAAGCATCTCCGGCGCAAACTATATGCTGGTGGGCGATGCCGGGGCGCTGATTGACCCATTCACCGGCGAGGGCATCAGCAACGCCATGATTAGCGGGCGCTGGGCCGCAGAGCAGGCAGAGAAATGTTTACAAGAGCAGAACTTCTCCGCGGATTTTATGAAGGCATATGATGCCGCTGTCTACAACCGCCTCTGGAAAGAGCTGAAACTGAGCCGCAGGATGCAGCAGTTGCTGGATTACCCGTGGCTCTTCAACCAGGTGGCGGCCAAAGCCTCCAGAAACAAGGCCCTCGCCGAAACCATCTCCTGCATGTTCAACGACCTCGACCTGCGCCAGCGCCTCAAGCAGCCCTCTTTTTACCTGAAGCTGCTGTTTAATTGA
- a CDS encoding PfkB family carbohydrate kinase, with protein MSLTVVGSMAFDALETPFGKTDKIVGGAATYISLAASYFVKPVNVVSVVGGDFEQGHIQLMHQRHISTEGVQVKEDEKSFFWSGRYFNDMNSRETLVTELNVLGDFDPVIPDSYQGCEFLMLGNLAPQVQRTVMERLHERPKLVVMDTMNFWMDIALDALKETIALVDVLSINDEEARQLSGEYSLAKAAKVIMAMGPRFLIIKKGEHGALLFNEEKVFFAPALPLEEVFDPTGAGDTFAGGFIGYIASTGDTSFENMKRAVIYGSAMASFCVEKFGTERLKNLSQHEIEDRVQRFVRLVAFDTVLQ; from the coding sequence ATGAGCTTAACAGTAGTAGGGTCGATGGCGTTTGACGCGCTGGAGACGCCCTTCGGGAAAACAGACAAAATCGTAGGCGGTGCGGCCACTTATATATCGCTGGCGGCCTCTTATTTCGTGAAGCCCGTGAACGTGGTTTCTGTGGTGGGAGGCGACTTCGAACAGGGCCATATACAGCTGATGCACCAGCGCCACATCAGCACCGAGGGCGTGCAGGTAAAGGAAGATGAGAAGTCTTTCTTCTGGTCGGGCCGCTACTTTAATGACATGAACAGCCGCGAAACGCTGGTGACGGAGCTGAACGTGCTCGGCGACTTTGACCCGGTCATTCCGGACAGCTACCAGGGCTGCGAGTTCCTGATGCTGGGCAACCTGGCCCCGCAGGTGCAGCGCACAGTGATGGAGCGCCTGCACGAGCGCCCGAAACTGGTGGTGATGGACACCATGAACTTCTGGATGGACATTGCCCTGGATGCTCTGAAGGAGACCATCGCGCTGGTAGACGTGCTGTCCATCAACGACGAGGAGGCGCGCCAACTAAGCGGGGAATACTCGTTAGCGAAAGCCGCGAAAGTGATTATGGCGATGGGGCCGAGGTTCCTCATCATCAAGAAAGGCGAGCACGGTGCCCTGTTGTTCAACGAGGAGAAGGTCTTCTTTGCGCCGGCCCTGCCGCTGGAGGAAGTGTTTGACCCGACCGGCGCCGGCGACACGTTTGCGGGCGGCTTCATCGGATACATCGCCAGCACCGGCGACACCAGCTTTGAAAACATGAAACGCGCTGTGATATATGGCTCGGCCATGGCCTCGTTCTGCGTGGAGAAGTTCGGGACAGAGCGCCTGAAAAACCTCTCGCAGCATGAAATCGAGGACCGGGTGCAGCGTTTCGTTCGCCTGGTGGCTTTCGATACGGTGCTGCAGTAG
- a CDS encoding dihydroorotase yields the protein MKSILIQNAQLVNEGKTATADVLIKDGRIAQVGQNLTAEADETIDATGLHLLPGVIDDQVHFREPGLTHKATIGSEARAAVAGGVTSYMEMPNTVPNAVTQELLQDKYNIAAETSLANYSFYMGATNDNLTEVLLTNPNTVCGIKIFMGSSTGNMLVDNAETLEQIFSKAKLPIAVHCEDEQTIRDNMAIYEEKYGEDIPVKCHPEIRSEVACFKSSFMAVKLAEKHNTRLHILHISTEEELKLFRNDIPLEQKRITAEVCVHHLWFDKEDYDTLGTQIKCNPAIKEARHKKALLQGLLEDKLDVIATDHAPHTWDEKQQKYKKAPSGVPLVQHSLQMMLAFVREGKLTLEKVVEKMCHAPAILFNVRERGYIREGYWADLVLVDLNKPYTVSKDNTNYQCGWSPFEGHTFGSTITHTFVSGHLAYINGAFDESRRGERLLFDR from the coding sequence ATGAAATCAATCCTCATACAGAACGCACAGCTTGTAAACGAAGGAAAAACCGCCACGGCCGATGTGCTGATAAAAGACGGGCGCATTGCGCAGGTGGGGCAAAACCTGACCGCCGAAGCCGACGAAACCATCGATGCGACCGGCCTGCACCTGCTGCCCGGCGTGATTGACGACCAGGTACACTTCCGGGAGCCGGGCCTCACGCACAAGGCCACGATTGGCTCGGAGGCGCGGGCAGCCGTGGCCGGCGGCGTGACTTCCTATATGGAGATGCCGAATACCGTGCCGAATGCCGTGACCCAGGAACTGCTGCAGGACAAGTACAATATCGCCGCCGAGACATCGCTGGCCAACTACTCCTTCTATATGGGCGCCACCAACGACAACCTGACCGAGGTGCTGCTCACCAACCCCAACACGGTGTGCGGCATCAAGATTTTCATGGGCTCCTCTACGGGCAACATGCTGGTGGACAATGCCGAGACGCTGGAGCAGATTTTTTCCAAAGCCAAGCTGCCCATTGCCGTACACTGCGAGGACGAGCAGACCATCCGCGACAACATGGCCATATATGAGGAGAAGTACGGCGAGGACATTCCGGTAAAGTGCCACCCGGAAATCCGAAGCGAGGTAGCCTGCTTTAAATCGTCGTTTATGGCCGTGAAACTGGCCGAGAAGCACAACACGCGCCTGCACATCCTGCACATCTCCACCGAAGAAGAACTCAAACTTTTCCGGAATGATATCCCGCTGGAGCAGAAGCGCATCACGGCCGAGGTCTGCGTGCATCACCTCTGGTTCGACAAGGAAGACTACGACACGCTGGGCACGCAGATAAAGTGCAACCCGGCCATCAAAGAGGCGCGCCACAAGAAAGCGCTGCTACAGGGGCTGCTGGAAGACAAACTGGACGTGATAGCCACCGACCACGCGCCGCATACCTGGGACGAGAAGCAGCAAAAGTATAAAAAAGCGCCTTCCGGGGTGCCGCTGGTGCAGCACTCGCTGCAGATGATGCTGGCGTTTGTGCGGGAGGGCAAACTGACGCTGGAGAAGGTGGTGGAGAAAATGTGCCATGCGCCTGCCATCCTGTTCAACGTGCGCGAGCGCGGCTATATTCGCGAGGGCTACTGGGCCGATTTGGTGCTGGTGGATTTGAACAAGCCGTACACCGTCAGCAAGGATAACACCAATTACCAGTGCGGCTGGTCGCCGTTCGAGGGCCACACCTTCGGCAGCACCATCACCCACACGTTTGTCTCCGGGCACCTGGCCTATATAAACGGCGCGTTTGATGAGAGCAGGAGAGGGGAGCGGCTGTTGTTCGACAGGTAA
- a CDS encoding AI-2E family transporter, translated as MGHHFSLRRFNQILLALLLFFGILYLGQSFIVPIAIGGLFAMLLVPVCRKLEKWRVPRTGAAVLCVLTVVVVLALVIVVLVDQITALANDLPRLDLRLAALLDDIRHFINDTFEVSREEQNAYLQRSIRSSLQLVGIYLRSLFFFAGSILVSFIIVMSYTLLFLLYRRRLKNFIMRVTANYDANAHAIVGKITDVASSYIAGVFLVVLILSIINTAGLAIIGIEHALLFGLMAGILNIIPYIGSLTGSLIPVLFALLTKDSLWTPLVVAIFFLVVQQIESYILTPNITGGKIKLNPMATLMVLLLGSAIWGIAGMIVFVPYLGIAKVVFDNINRLKPLGYVLGKDGDGEG; from the coding sequence ATGGGGCACCACTTTTCCCTCCGGCGATTTAACCAAATTCTCCTGGCGCTTCTGCTATTTTTCGGTATCCTCTACTTAGGCCAGTCGTTTATTGTGCCGATAGCCATCGGCGGCCTGTTTGCGATGCTGCTGGTGCCCGTTTGCCGGAAACTCGAGAAATGGAGAGTGCCGCGCACAGGTGCCGCCGTCCTTTGCGTGCTCACGGTGGTCGTCGTGCTTGCCCTGGTGATTGTGGTGCTGGTCGACCAAATCACGGCGCTGGCTAACGACCTCCCCCGCCTCGACCTCAGGCTGGCCGCTCTGCTCGACGATATCCGCCATTTCATAAATGACACGTTCGAGGTTTCGCGGGAGGAGCAGAACGCGTACCTGCAGCGCAGCATTAGGAGTTCCCTGCAGTTAGTTGGCATATACCTCCGAAGCCTGTTCTTTTTCGCGGGCTCCATACTCGTCAGTTTCATCATCGTGATGAGTTACACGCTGCTGTTCCTGCTTTACAGGCGCAGGCTGAAAAACTTCATCATGCGGGTCACCGCCAACTACGACGCCAACGCCCATGCCATTGTAGGCAAAATCACGGACGTAGCCAGTTCCTATATAGCGGGCGTTTTCCTGGTCGTCCTTATCCTGTCCATCATCAATACGGCCGGGCTGGCCATCATCGGCATCGAGCACGCCCTGCTGTTTGGGCTGATGGCCGGCATCCTCAACATCATCCCCTATATAGGCTCCCTTACCGGCAGCCTGATACCTGTTCTGTTTGCCCTGCTCACCAAAGACTCGCTCTGGACACCGCTCGTGGTGGCCATTTTCTTTCTGGTGGTGCAGCAAATCGAGAGCTATATCCTCACCCCCAACATAACGGGCGGCAAAATAAAACTCAACCCGATGGCGACGCTGATGGTGCTGCTGCTCGGAAGCGCCATATGGGGCATTGCGGGCATGATTGTGTTTGTGCCGTATCTGGGCATCGCCAAAGTGGTGTTCGACAACATCAACCGGCTGAAACCGCTGGGGTACGTGCTCGGAAAAGACGGAGACGGGGAAGGCTAA
- a CDS encoding DEAD/DEAH box helicase: protein MAAEEEKTSTSFEDFKLNKQLLSAIAEAGYEKPTPIQQQAIPLVLAGQDILGIAQTGTGKTAAYLLPLLMKVKYAQGMHPRALIIAPTRELAMQIEEQIGLLAKYTDLRHTAIYGGLGPKTQIETIAKGIDILVATPKRLMELYLKGDLVLKELKTLVLDEADKMMDMGFMPQIRQILEVIPRKRQNLLFSATMPDKVTTLSEEFLEFPTRVEVTPQATPVETVSQVLYQVPNLRTKIALLEHLIQDEESLNRVIIFTRSKKNAESVSRFIEHRNYGEVRAIHGNKGQNTRINSMEAFKAGEVRFLVATDVAARGIDVSMVSHVINFDVPFVYEDYVHRIGRTGRAENAGAAVTFANEAEMYHIHKIEKVIRMQIPQLPLPAAVEVFETPFEEQQEIAREIDHLKRSENPDFKGAFHEKKGIPKGKPKKSKGDPKASFWKKTKKKGSRKK, encoded by the coding sequence ATGGCAGCAGAAGAAGAAAAAACAAGCACCTCGTTCGAAGACTTTAAGCTGAACAAGCAGCTGCTGAGCGCCATTGCCGAAGCCGGATATGAAAAGCCGACCCCCATCCAGCAGCAGGCCATACCGCTTGTGCTGGCGGGCCAGGATATATTGGGCATCGCGCAGACGGGCACCGGCAAGACTGCCGCCTACCTCCTGCCCCTGCTGATGAAGGTGAAATACGCCCAGGGCATGCACCCGCGCGCCCTGATTATCGCGCCCACCCGCGAGCTGGCGATGCAGATAGAGGAGCAAATCGGGCTGCTGGCCAAATACACCGACCTGCGCCACACGGCCATATACGGCGGCCTCGGCCCCAAAACGCAGATTGAGACTATCGCCAAAGGCATCGATATACTGGTGGCCACCCCGAAACGCCTGATGGAGCTTTACCTGAAAGGCGACCTGGTGCTGAAGGAACTGAAAACGCTGGTGCTGGACGAGGCCGACAAGATGATGGACATGGGCTTTATGCCGCAGATCCGCCAGATACTGGAGGTGATTCCGCGCAAGCGCCAGAACCTGCTGTTCTCCGCCACCATGCCGGATAAAGTGACGACCCTTTCGGAGGAGTTTCTGGAGTTCCCGACACGGGTGGAGGTGACGCCGCAGGCCACGCCCGTGGAAACCGTGAGCCAGGTGCTGTACCAGGTGCCGAACCTGCGCACCAAGATAGCGCTGCTCGAGCACCTGATTCAGGACGAGGAAAGCCTGAACCGCGTGATCATCTTTACGAGGAGCAAGAAAAATGCGGAGAGCGTTTCCAGATTCATCGAGCACCGGAACTATGGGGAGGTGCGGGCCATCCACGGCAACAAGGGGCAGAACACCCGCATCAACTCGATGGAGGCATTTAAGGCGGGCGAGGTGCGCTTTCTGGTGGCAACCGATGTGGCGGCCCGCGGCATCGATGTCAGCATGGTGAGCCACGTCATCAATTTTGACGTGCCGTTTGTGTATGAGGACTACGTACACCGCATCGGCCGCACCGGCCGGGCCGAGAACGCTGGCGCCGCCGTTACCTTCGCCAACGAAGCCGAGATGTATCACATCCATAAAATCGAAAAGGTGATCCGGATGCAGATTCCGCAACTGCCGTTGCCAGCCGCTGTGGAAGTGTTTGAGACGCCGTTTGAGGAGCAGCAGGAAATCGCCAGGGAAATCGACCACCTGAAGCGCAGCGAAAACCCTGATTTCAAAGGTGCCTTCCACGAGAAAAAAGGCATTCCGAAGGGCAAACCGAAGAAAAGCAAAGGTGACCCGAAAGCCTCTTTCTGGAAAAAAACGAAAAAGAAAGGAAGCAGGAAGAAGTAA
- the upp gene encoding uracil phosphoribosyltransferase: MANSKLHILTDTPSLANHFIAELRDVKIHGDSMRFRRNLERLGELLAYEISKTLPYAPATLTTPLAETQTMLLAEQPVLATILRAGLPLYNGMIHYFDRAYSTFVGAYRVEEENTELQINMEYLASTNLHDKILILADPMLATGRSLVKSYKGMLRHGMPKQVHVAAAIAAPEGVAHVQQEMPEATLWLGALDDHLNERSYIVPGLGDAGDLAFGPKI, from the coding sequence ATGGCAAACAGCAAGCTCCACATCCTCACCGACACGCCTTCCCTGGCAAACCATTTTATAGCCGAGCTGCGCGATGTGAAAATACACGGCGACAGCATGCGCTTCCGGCGCAACCTGGAGCGGCTGGGAGAGTTGCTGGCTTACGAGATATCGAAAACGCTGCCCTATGCCCCGGCCACCCTCACCACGCCGCTGGCCGAGACGCAGACGATGCTGCTGGCCGAGCAGCCGGTGCTCGCCACAATTTTGAGGGCGGGTTTGCCGTTATACAACGGCATGATCCACTACTTCGACAGGGCTTACAGCACCTTTGTGGGCGCGTACCGGGTGGAGGAGGAAAACACGGAGCTGCAGATAAACATGGAGTACCTGGCATCGACTAACCTGCACGACAAGATCCTGATACTGGCGGACCCCATGTTGGCGACGGGCCGCTCGCTGGTGAAATCCTACAAGGGGATGCTGCGCCACGGCATGCCGAAGCAGGTGCATGTGGCCGCCGCCATTGCCGCGCCGGAAGGCGTGGCGCATGTGCAGCAGGAAATGCCGGAGGCGACGCTCTGGCTCGGCGCCCTGGACGACCACCTGAACGAGCGATCCTACATCGTGCCGGGCCTCGGCGACGCGGGCGATCTGGCATTCGGACCGAAGATATAA